From Anaerococcus urinomassiliensis:
AAGAAAAAGTTATAGCAAGCTTCTCAAAATTAGCTGAAAACCCTGTATCAACTTATATGATTTTCTCTAATGCTGATATAAAATTCCCATCCGTAGAAAAAGATGGCGAAAAAATCGAACTTTCCGATGCAAACTTCACAACACTTGAAGAAGACAAAGATCGTGACTTAAGACGCAAAGTTTATGAAACATATTATAAAGTTTACAAGCAATTTGAAAACACAGCTGCTTCTTTACTAGATGGGGAAATTACTAGCCATAATATCGAATCAAAACTTAGAAAATACGACTCTGCTCGCCAAATGAGCCTATCTTCAAATAACCTTGATGAAGCAATATATGACAACCTTATTGAAGTAGTTCACGACAATATGGATATCCACAGAGACTACACTACACTTCGTAAGGAATTTTTAGGAGTAGATGATCTTGGATTCCACGACATCTACGTGCCACTAGTAAAAGATTACGATAGAAAGATAGAATTTGATGAAGCTCGTGACATAGTCCTTGAAGCAATCAAACCACTAGGCGAAGAATACGTTGAAGTTGCCAGAAAAGGCTTTGAACAAAGATGGTTTGACGTTATGCCAAACGAAGGCAAAAGATCTGGAGCTTACTCATCAGGTTCATATGACACCCAACCATACATCCTACTAAACCACACAAACACAATAAACGATGTATTTACCATAGCTCACGAACTTGGCCACTCTATGCACTCATACTACACAAGAAAGACCCAACCATATATCTACGGTTCATATTCAATCTTCTTGGCAGAGATTGCATCAACCACAAACGAGCTATTACTTCTTGACTACATGCTAAAGAATAGTCAAAGCGAAGAAGAAACTGCTTACCTACTAAACTACTTTGTAAACCAATTCAAATCAACAGTCTTTAGACAAACATTGTTTGCAGAATTTGAACATGAAGTAAACAAATTAGTAGCAAATGGAGAACCAATCCCAGCAGCTAGACTTGATAAAATCTACGGTGACCTAAACCGTGATTACTTTGGCAAGGACATAGATGTTGACGAATATATCTCAACAGAATGGTCAAGAATCCCACACTTCTATATGTTCTACTATGTATTCCAATACGCAACAGGATTTATGTCTGCAGTAGCACTTAGCCAAAAAATCCTAAAAGGAACAGATGAGGACAGAGAGGCTTACCTAAACTACCTAAAAGCAGGAGAAAGCGAATACCCAATAGATGTTCTTAAAAAAGCAGGCGTTGATATGACAAGTAAAGATGCTATGCAAAAGGCTATGGATGTAGCAAGAGAAGCTCTAAAAGACTTAAGAAATGCAATAATGTAAGATGAAAAAGAGACCTAGCTAGTTTTACTAGTGGGTCTCTTTTAATGTGCTTACTATTTCAACCAATACCCCCAAAAGTTATACCCAAAACTAGGGCAAGGAGGCTTAGTAGGCAATATAGGTACTTGCCAATAGGATAAAAGTAAGATGAAATTGGCTTTTTGCGACCCTTGTTAACCTCACCGAGTGCCATATCCTTATCCAAAATCCAAAAGAACATGATGCCTGCAAGAAGGGCACCTAGTGGAGCTATAACTATAGAAACAAAATCCATCCAAGAGCCAACAATTCCTTGGACAAAAATAGCTGAAATAATTCCTATTGCATTTATAACAAAAGAAGCTTTTTTTCTATTAAATCCAAATCTTTCTTGGACATAGGCTACTGGAGCTTCGTATAGGTTGATTATTGACGAAAATCCTGCAAAAAGAACTGCAAGATAAAAAATAACCATCAAAATCCTACCTGCTGGAAGCTTATTAAAGACACCAACCAAGTAAATAAACATAAGACCAGGCCCACCCTCATTAATGTCAGCTGAACCAATAGCCATAGCTGGGATAATAACGAAAGCTGCCAAAAGTGCTGCCAAAGTATCAAAAAATGCAATGTTTCTAGCAGAAGAAGGTATATCTTCATCCTTAGATAGGTAAGATCCGTAGATTACAGATCCATTACCAGCTATAGAAAGGGAGAAGAATGCCTGGCCAAAGGCAAAGACCCAAAGTTTGGGATCTGCTAGCTTCTCTGTGTTCAAGTTGAAAATATATTGATATCCCTTTGATGCGGCAGGATTTTGGCCAATATATATGGCAAGGCCAAGTAGCATGATAAATAAAATAGGCATCAAAAATTTATTCGCCCTCTCAATACCCTTGGCAATACCAAAAGACATTATAATCATAGAGGAAATACCAGCTACAATTATCCAGAAATTATTAGAAAAAGCAGAAGCTGTTTGGTTAAAAGTCATGCCAATCATATAATTATCGTCAGCAAAATTTGTCAATGTACCATTTATGGCTAAGTAATTATATCTAAAAATCCAACCCATGACAGCAGTATAGCCAATAGCAAGAGCTAGAGAGCCCAAAACGGGTATTATTCCCAATTTTTTTCCTATACTTTCCTTTCCCTTTTGACCAGTTGCAAATCCAAAGGCATTAACAGGCCCAGAACCTGTAAGCCTTCCTAGGGCAAACTCCTCAATAACACCAGTAGAGGCGATGAGGATTACAAAAAAGAAATAAGGCAACAAAAAGCTCATACCTCCCCAAAGAGAAACCATAACAGGGAATCGCCAAATATTACCCATACCTACAGCAGAGCCGATAGAAGCGAGGGTAAATCCTAATTTACTTGTAAAGCCGTCTTTTTTTGAAAAATTATTGTTAGTCATTATATATCCTTTATCATAATATTAGACTAAATTATATAATAGTATAAAAGATTTGTCCATTTAATATAAAATTTACATAGATTCATTATAATGTTTGTGTACTAACATTGCATTAAAAATTTAGGAGGAAATTATGATAAATTTTGCCCATAGAGGC
This genomic window contains:
- the pepF gene encoding oligoendopeptidase F, which encodes MKRNEIDERLKWDTSLIYKSDEDYYSEVKESRELADKLTDYKGKITENADTLLAFLKDYEKLMRKFYKAAVYGHLRSDEDTANSTYQEMSQTSSIAGAEISEKLSFITPEILSADYEDIKKMLGEKEELKIYDHYFEDLFRSKDHVLSENEEKVIASFSKLAENPVSTYMIFSNADIKFPSVEKDGEKIELSDANFTTLEEDKDRDLRRKVYETYYKVYKQFENTAASLLDGEITSHNIESKLRKYDSARQMSLSSNNLDEAIYDNLIEVVHDNMDIHRDYTTLRKEFLGVDDLGFHDIYVPLVKDYDRKIEFDEARDIVLEAIKPLGEEYVEVARKGFEQRWFDVMPNEGKRSGAYSSGSYDTQPYILLNHTNTINDVFTIAHELGHSMHSYYTRKTQPYIYGSYSIFLAEIASTTNELLLLDYMLKNSQSEEETAYLLNYFVNQFKSTVFRQTLFAEFEHEVNKLVANGEPIPAARLDKIYGDLNRDYFGKDIDVDEYISTEWSRIPHFYMFYYVFQYATGFMSAVALSQKILKGTDEDREAYLNYLKAGESEYPIDVLKKAGVDMTSKDAMQKAMDVAREALKDLRNAIM
- a CDS encoding sodium-dependent transporter, translating into MTNNNFSKKDGFTSKLGFTLASIGSAVGMGNIWRFPVMVSLWGGMSFLLPYFFFVILIASTGVIEEFALGRLTGSGPVNAFGFATGQKGKESIGKKLGIIPVLGSLALAIGYTAVMGWIFRYNYLAINGTLTNFADDNYMIGMTFNQTASAFSNNFWIIVAGISSMIIMSFGIAKGIERANKFLMPILFIMLLGLAIYIGQNPAASKGYQYIFNLNTEKLADPKLWVFAFGQAFFSLSIAGNGSVIYGSYLSKDEDIPSSARNIAFFDTLAALLAAFVIIPAMAIGSADINEGGPGLMFIYLVGVFNKLPAGRILMVIFYLAVLFAGFSSIINLYEAPVAYVQERFGFNRKKASFVINAIGIISAIFVQGIVGSWMDFVSIVIAPLGALLAGIMFFWILDKDMALGEVNKGRKKPISSYFYPIGKYLYCLLSLLALVLGITFGGIG